CAAGTTCAGTAGATGATAATTCCGGTTGTGCAGGGCAGCAGGTCTAAAAAGACAAAGAACAAGCAAAGTTTCAGCTCTTTCCGTTACTTGAACATAAACATCCTGGatgaactggtgcattctccatgataATGTCTCTACCAATCAGTGTCCACTtgccaatcagcattctcttctcatacagaATAAATTTGGTTCTTGCAAATATGCCCTGATGAGTGCCAGACAAAAAACTTTGACAGAAATGCCTCTTTGTTTCTGCAATACTCAACGTCTGTAGTACCAAACCAATAGCCAACTTGATAATTTATCACAATATTACAAAGTTCAATTAATTAATCAGTTCGAGGAgaataaaatgtaaaataaataacAATGTATCGTACACTAAAGGGAATTAAAATTCTCTGTACGTCAACATCTGACGAATATAGACATTAAGAGCTCAGTAAATGCATTTTCATTAACTCCCTATTAAATAAGgggaggatagaacatagaacagtacagcacagaacaggcccatcggccctcgatgttgtgccgagccatgatcaccctactcaaacccacgtatctaccctatacccgtaacccaacaaccccccccccctttaaccttactttttaggacactacgggcaatttatcatggccaatccacctaacccgcacatctttggactgtaggaggaaaccggagcacccggacccggaggaaacccacgcacacacggggaggacgtgcagactccgcacagacagtgacccagccgggaatcgaacctgggaccctggagctgtgaagcatttatgctaaccaccatgctaccgtgctgcccagttcaaAGGAAATAGCTGATTGTTGAACTATCAAAGGATAGTTCAAAGGAAATAGCTGATTGTTGAGTCCTAATTTACTTTAGTTCATTTCTATTATATAAATTAATAGTTTGATAAAGAaaggcacaggaagatcccagtgtCCTGGACAACCATATATGCAGAAGGTGTGGTCAGATGGAGCAGTTTGAGCTCCaggttttggattggattggatgaaTGCGCAAGGGCATGATGGGCCGGGGTGTCTTTAATTTTAAATGATTCTGTCTCTGGTGTTGGGGGGACTGTTATTACCAgggttgcgggggggtgggggggggggggggagcattttgcTTGGACATCAAACACATTGGGGGCCTTAACTGTGAACATTTGTCCATTTTTTGGCAGCTGATAACTTTTGcaacttgaaaaatgaaatgaaaaatgaaaatcgcttattgtcacgagtaggcttgagttaagttactgtgaaaagcccctagtcgccacaaaccggcgcctgtccggggaggctagtatgggaatcgaaccatgctgctggcctgcttggtctgctttaaaagccagcgatttagctgagtgagctaaaccagcccctatgcgcTAAACCTGTTGCTATGCACACAAGGAAATAATATAGGAAAAGAAAGTAAGTTTTGCTGTTTCGTGTTGCACATTAGGCAGTGTCTGCACAGCCTATCCTACTGATGTGGTGAAGGAAGGCATCAGTGCTGCACCCATTAAGGAAGTTGCACAATTTGTTTATAGTAAATCTTTACACAATGGATAGTTTTCAACATAAAGTCCTAAGAATGAAAACTGGATTGCAAGCCAAAGGAATTGCATCACAAAACACTCGCCCTTGCACTCTCTGGGGTGTTTCCTAATATTATAATTGTTTTGTATATTTTGTCAGTTTGCCTGCAGTAGTGGATTTAGGTGAATGCACTTTGACCTTTTATGGGGTCTCACTACTCTAATTTTTATGTGATTTggttttcttttttattatttttgttttttgtgtgttttttcgTGGATTTATGACCTGCACGTTTATCTACAAATGCAGGATTAGGCCAGCATCCGCCACTGACACTGGTGTGATGCTGGGTATGACAACCAAGCAAAATAACATAAAATAACTGACGGATAAAACAAAAGAGGGGAATGCCTCAAAACAGCAagtggagcacagcccaaaaaagaataagaaaggaaacaaaaacttaCCAAAAACCCGTCAAATCAAAGTGTGAAAATCGGGGGCGGTAAGGCAATCcaaccctgcggtgcccaccgagcacggaaggcctcgagtgtgcccgtggacaccgcatgctccctctctaGGCcgcggaagatgggcagacagtcGGGTGGACGACCCCCTCGgttgcccgctgcctggacctataaatggcaagtttggccaggcccaggagcaggtccTCTGCCCTCCCCGCACCGGATGtccgtagatcaggagcgtggggctgaagtgcaaagaaaacctcaacaacaacgttgtcaagaaaccaaaaagggagtgcagcctcGGACAGACAATATAAATATACGCCACagtctccaccaggccgcaaaagtggcaggtctcTGGCAGAGCCGTGAAGTGATTCAAACGATGGTTGCACGGCACTGCCATGCgcagcaccctccaccccaggtcccccaGTTTTATGGGGAGGACACCTCCATAGAGGGACCTCCAGTGGGGACCACCGCCGCCGGACGGCAACAAGGCACGCCAAGGCGTGTCCGGGCGGCGTGAATGCACTTTGAATGTGTTGAAACAAGTAAAGAACTATCATTGCCCAACTCTGGGACAAGAGCTTTTGAATGATCTGGCCATACTTAataccgtaagaagtcttacaacaccaggttaaagtccaacaggtttgattcaaacacgagctttcggagcgcagctgcgctccgaaagctcgtgtttgaatcaaacctgttggactttaacctggtgttgtaagacttcttactgtgctcaccccagtccaacgccggcatctccacatcatacttaaTACCAACTGTGACATTGTACAAAAGCTAGATTTTTCTCAATAAATTAGTGCATTTTCACAGAAAAAggcgaaggcagcacggtagcatagttgttagcacagttgcttcacagctctggggtcccaggtgcgattcctggcttgggtcactgtctatgcggagtctgcaccttctccctgtgtttgcgtgggttttctccgggtgctccggtttcctcccatagtccagagatctgcaggttaggtggactggcaatgctaaattacccttagtgtataaaagtagttaggtggggttacggggatagggtggaggtgtggggttagatagggtgcactttccaggggctggtgcagactcgatgggccgaatggcctccttctgcactgtaaattctattattctatgaaaaGCACGTGTTAAATTTTTGAAGAGTCAAATTATGTCTATCTTTTTGGTGCCCTCTGTATTTTCATTGTTTTTAAATTATAGCTGGGGGGGCACAAAAGCTGTGCCTCTGAGAGGGCCAGGGCCTGGAGATTACCTGTCTCTGAGGTGGAAAATGGGGTTGCATTGGTTGAGCagttggaggaggtttcagtccCTCGCTCCGCCCCGCTTTAAAAAACAAACTGTCCAAGTCCGGAGCAGGTTTCGAGTCGGTTTGCTCTCCCAAGTCGGCTGGGTTCAAGATGGAGTACGGAGCTAGCCAAATAGTTTCCAACCCCACCACCTATCCGTATCAGGGACTGAAGGAGGAAGGACAGCAGCAGGTCCAGACCACCGTCATTACCTTGGGCCCCAATGTGGCCCATGTCCGCGACCACCTACCCTGGTCCATCTTCAACTTCTTCTATTTGAATTTCTGCTGCCTGGGATTCGTGGCGCTGGTTTTCTCCGTCAAAGTGAGTGACGGGCTGGGGAACAAAGATTTAGGGGGAGAagttcaatgggggggggggggggggttggaactgCGGAGGAGGAACTGAGACCCCGGGAAAGGGGACAGTAGCAGTTTGGTGGTTTTCCAAATTCTCCTGTTAAACTTTCACAAGAGCTGCGATACCCGGGTCTGCTGGACTGTGTTTAACAATGAGAGAGTCTCACTGGGCAATCTCTGCCGTGTTGTTaaattgtctttttttaaattcaggaaaTTATTACAAATTGAACATGCAATCCACAAAGTGTAACAGACTGGTTGTCATAGAAACTTACAGCTcaggaagagaccatttggcccatccagtctgtgctggctctcctaAAAGAGCAGTCACGCTCAGTCCCTCACTCCTGTTTTATTGTCCCTAACTCTGCAAATTCCTCATTCTCAAACTCCTGCCCCAAATTATTAATGGAATCGGCTTCCAGCAGCTTTTCCAGTAGAATTTTTCCAGATCCCAACAactgagtgaaaacatttctctcCATCGCCCCTCAATGTTTTTCAAtgattttaaatctctgacctctGGTTATTGATCCAGTTACCAGATTTTCTCTTACTGAATTTatcaaaacttttcatcttgaAAACCTTTATTCAGTCACCTCTTAaatttctctcttctctcttccaAGGCGAACTGTCTTAActtttccaaattctcctcaactGAAGTCCCTGACAACATCCTTGACCAACtttctctgttacttcatcaaataaTCCAATAACTTTACATCTGATTTGCCTTTAATGATCTGATCTGGCTTTCCTTCCTTAACCCATGTCTGCACATCTGTTCACATCTGTAAGCAACAAAAGTGTTCCAGATTGAGTCCATGTAATCTACTAACATGAccaaaagatttttaaaaggttagacaTGAAAAAAGTGTTTCTACCTGTGAGGAAACCAAAACTTTGCAGCATTAAGATATTTACAAATGGATCCAATGAAAGAAAGAGGGGCTTGCATTTGTATCACTCTTCTCATCATCAGATGTGTCCATGTGTTTGGACAATGAAATCCAGCCGACGTTTGAGAAACTGGGGCAATGGTCTGTTTCTCTGCTATTGATTTGATATTCCAAGATGACTTAAGGAATTACTAATATGCGTTGCAGTCAGTGAGCTCAAACattttctgaagtgtagtcacaatTGTAATGTAGGTTCGGATAGGTGGCAAGCGATTTCTGCACAGCATGctctcaaacaacaatgtgataaccaCAATGAAGATAACATCAGCCAGGAAATCAGGGATAACtgccctgttcttcttcaaaatggcaCTATGACATCTTTTACATTCAGCTAAGAGGACAGACTGGGCCTTGTTTTCACACCTCTTCTGTAAGATTGCAGTTCTATAGGTGCCACACTCTTGTTAGTATTGATTTTCCGATGGTAGATGGTGGGAAAGTTACCATGAGCAGAGCATTGAAAGCCAGACGGCACATGATTGCCAAAAGAAGCAACACTGacaggaaaaaaacatttttgtttaGTGAGCGATTGGGTTCTCGAATGCAAAGTCAGGCTAGATCTGTGTgctcctggagtgggatttgaacccagacctTCTGTGACAAAAGAGCTACATAGCTGCTGCTGAATGAGATGTCGATGAAAAAATCTGAGTCTGTGAATTAATATCCCAGGTAGCTATATCTTATCTGGAATCCTTTGTGATAAGActttattcatttatttctcaTCTGTAATAGGTAGGATTTATCTTTCCAGATTATTTGAAGTTTGTGAGGTTTCATTAAATTATTTGCAATACATTCTACCTCTGTATTTTCTTGGCTGAATACATGGTAATTTTGCTAATCCCCTCCCCACTGGGTTCTGTGTCAGACAATCTGCTCCTTTAATGTAGTCTTCCACAGACGCTGTGAATTAGGACAGGGATGTTTCTGATTTTTAAAGCAATAAATCAATAAGtctttctttcttgtattgcaaGAAATTTCTGAAATGTATTAGTTCTAAACCAGTACAATAAGCACTGAAACTGTGACCCTAGCTGAGGAGCATCCAACATAAATGCATGATTTCGCTGATAAATTCACTTGCATTACCACATAGTCCCACATAGTTTTTTGAAGTTTTGGATCACTGTCAATACTTGCCAATGGCAAAAAATAAATTCCCTTTTAAGGTAGCATTGGGAATCTGCCCCTGGCTGTTTTGGATATGGGCTTCCTTCCTTCAGAAGATGTTTAAACACTTTTTTGTCTGATTTAATTGCAGGTTTCTTCAGAAATACAGGGTATGTGACAAAGCATCTTATAACCAACCAATTTCAGAATAAGTGTAGCTGATGTCATGTATATGAATGCGACAACCAAGTTATTCACAGCAAGATCCCTGaagcagcaatgaaataaatggcCAATCTGTTTTAGTGTTGTTAAAGGGGTTAATAGACACAAGGAAAAATCTGTGCTTTACTTTTCAGTCATGTcatgggatttaaaaaaatatccgcCTGGAATATCACACCCCTGCCAATACAGCATTCCCCCCTCAAAAAACAGAAGTCAGACCAGAATAAGTTCTAATCAGAGCTTTTTTAAAGAAGCAGTTATTTTGCTCTGCTTCGTCTTTGCGTATGAATCATGGGCAAttgtttcttcatttctttgctgGCTGAAGCAATATTTTTCAGTTGAGTGTGACAAAACCCACTGGCATTTGTTGATCAAAATTCCTGCATTcagcaatcattttttttttccctgaTTGACAACCCAAATAAAGCTGATAACAGTGCCAACTTGAGTAGTGTAAATATTCTTTTACTAGAAAGAATTTTTCACAGACTACAACCGTTGCAGCGTTACCAGAACATCAAGCACTCAATtgtagtgtcccccccccccccccccccgcattgagATTTTTCAATCTTCTGAATCAACGCTTGCTTTCTTTTAGTCTAGAGATCGGAAAGTTGTGGGAGATGTGGAAGGAGCTCAACACTATGCATCC
The window above is part of the Scyliorhinus canicula chromosome 9, sScyCan1.1, whole genome shotgun sequence genome. Proteins encoded here:
- the LOC119971836 gene encoding dispanin subfamily A member 2b-like, whose protein sequence is MEYGASQIVSNPTTYPYQGLKEEGQQQVQTTVITLGPNVAHVRDHLPWSIFNFFYLNFCCLGFVALVFSVKSRDRKVVGDVEGAQHYASTARALNIAIAVLASLAVVIAIVTTLVIVINAK